A stretch of the Desulforegula conservatrix Mb1Pa genome encodes the following:
- a CDS encoding NADH:flavin oxidoreductase, translating to MSKLFDKTSINGMNLSNRFVRSATHEALANTDGTCTDALIKMMEDLAEGNVGLIISGHTFVSPEGRAGALQAGIHSDEMIPGLKKMADAVHAKNGRIICQLAHAGAHADVKSSGLDALGPSEIKKDEKTICREITVDGIKSLISAFGDAALRAKTAGFDGVQIHSAHGYMLSQFLSPRSNKRTDSYGGSVKNRARFLVEVLENIRSKTGRDFPVTVKLNSEDFTENGLNVDDMLAVSKMLEAGGADAIEMSGGILGAEEKSPVRKGLLKTEEDEVYYRDSAVKFKKQLGIPLMLVGGIRSFNVAEKIVNSGMADYIALSRPLIREPKLVSRWQAGNTEKATCLSCNKCFLPMMRGEGVSCEVDNRQRAKGKSV from the coding sequence ATGTCAAAGCTTTTTGATAAAACCAGCATTAATGGAATGAATCTTTCAAACAGGTTCGTAAGATCAGCGACTCACGAGGCTCTTGCCAATACTGACGGCACATGTACTGATGCTCTTATAAAAATGATGGAGGATCTTGCAGAAGGCAATGTGGGGTTGATTATTTCAGGCCACACCTTCGTAAGCCCTGAAGGGCGGGCAGGAGCACTTCAGGCAGGAATTCATTCTGATGAAATGATTCCTGGACTCAAAAAAATGGCCGACGCTGTTCATGCAAAAAACGGCAGAATCATATGCCAGCTTGCCCACGCAGGGGCACATGCGGACGTTAAATCATCCGGACTTGATGCTTTGGGGCCATCAGAAATCAAAAAAGATGAAAAGACAATATGCCGTGAAATAACCGTGGATGGCATCAAAAGTCTGATTTCAGCATTCGGAGATGCGGCTCTAAGGGCAAAGACAGCAGGATTTGACGGAGTTCAGATTCATTCTGCCCACGGATACATGCTCAGCCAGTTTCTATCGCCAAGATCAAACAAAAGGACTGACTCTTACGGCGGAAGCGTCAAAAACAGGGCGAGATTCCTTGTCGAGGTACTTGAAAACATCAGATCAAAAACCGGACGTGATTTTCCTGTAACTGTTAAGCTGAATTCAGAGGATTTCACGGAAAACGGACTTAACGTCGATGATATGCTGGCCGTTTCAAAAATGCTGGAAGCAGGTGGTGCAGATGCAATAGAAATGAGCGGAGGAATTCTTGGAGCTGAGGAGAAATCTCCGGTCAGAAAAGGACTTCTGAAGACCGAGGAAGATGAAGTTTATTATCGCGACTCTGCCGTTAAATTCAAAAAGCAGCTTGGTATTCCGCTGATGCTGGTCGGAGGAATAAGGTCTTTCAACGTTGCCGAAAAAATCGTGAATTCAGGGATGGCAGACTACATCGCCCTTTCAAGGCCGCTTATACGCGAGCCAAAACTTGTGAGCCGCTGGCAGGCTGGAAACACAGAAAAAGCAACCTGCCTTTCCTGCAATAAATGCTTTTTGCCCATGATGCGCGGTGAAGGCGTTTCATGCGAGGTTGATAACAGACAGAGAGCCAAAGGCAAGTCAGTATGA
- a CDS encoding PAS domain S-box protein, which translates to MHLRFSIKRSFLIPILFLALILICAMPAFPASTLVKAGVYNFKPMVFFEEGHEPSGLYVDVLNHIAEKEGWQIIYIPGSWNDCLKRLESGEIDIVVCIGYSEERAKIYDYPKGFLILDWGLIYQSKDIKIDSIFDLKNQTIAVLKSSIYTIGFKSLLDQFSIKAKLIEKSDYKEVFKAIENHEADAGICANIAGMSLEVNYPVERTSIMFSPVRISYAVLKGKNAVLLEALDRHIQEMKVDDHSFLNLKIREWIEGGQSHIPRKVIMGIIVLFGGIIFLFAFVIILRLRVKAKTKALVEQNIELHQSENRFRGIFEQAAVGVAIVGIDGKWLRVNNKLCEIVSYPKEELLNLTFQDITHPEDLDSDLEFYKKALEGIISTYTLEKRYIKKTGGNVWINLTVSLVRDEKKSPIFFIAVIDDISSRKIAENARKESEKQYRGLLMNLQVGIVVHAPDTRILISNAAASQILGLSENQILGKEAIDPEWKFLRDDGSIMPVEEYPVNMVIRTGQPLTRYIVGIRKNQTQQIAWVLVSAYPSFFENNELQQVVVTFIDISELKQAEAALLAEKERLAVTLRSIGDGVITTDTDGRITLMNKVAEELTGWMLKDAVGKPLDEVFRIINKKTRIACENPAHKVITTGNSIELENHTVLVSRYGDERIIADSGAPILDKNSKIIGVVLVFRDMTEKQKIEDALQNALKLESLNILAGGIAHDFNNLLGGIFGFIDMALEYANDGDLENIKTSITDSMTVFERAKDLTQQLLTFAKGGDPVRKIGDIGKLVRDSFQFALTGSNVSISFDIPDCPFICDFDKNQMGQVIDNMAINARQAMPLGGKLEVVLSKVPPHKAPALLPRVNYVRISITDNGPGISRENLQHIFDPFFTTKKQGTGLGLATCYSIIKRHDGIIEVETEESKGTNFHIYLPEASGQAEIAETGTKTAYKGSGRILVMDDQESIIKVTSSMLSRLGYSVVSASNGDEAVELVRQAHNENQSFVAAILDLTIPGGRGGKDSVDEILDIDPSIKLVAASGYSGDSIMSNPSAFGFSACLIKPFRVSELTKVLESLAIGI; encoded by the coding sequence ATGCATCTTCGATTTTCCATCAAACGATCTTTTCTTATCCCAATTCTCTTTTTAGCCCTGATTTTGATTTGTGCCATGCCTGCCTTTCCAGCTTCAACATTGGTCAAGGCCGGTGTTTATAATTTCAAACCCATGGTTTTTTTTGAAGAAGGGCATGAACCCAGTGGATTATATGTCGATGTGCTGAATCATATTGCAGAAAAGGAAGGCTGGCAGATCATATACATCCCCGGAAGCTGGAATGATTGCCTGAAGCGGCTTGAGAGCGGCGAAATAGATATTGTGGTCTGTATAGGTTACTCCGAAGAACGGGCAAAGATCTATGACTACCCCAAGGGTTTTCTAATACTCGACTGGGGTCTTATCTACCAGTCCAAAGACATAAAAATAGACAGTATTTTTGATCTTAAAAACCAAACAATAGCTGTGCTTAAAAGCAGTATTTATACGATAGGATTCAAAAGCCTGCTCGATCAGTTCAGTATCAAGGCAAAGCTGATAGAAAAATCTGATTACAAGGAAGTCTTTAAGGCCATTGAAAATCATGAGGCAGATGCTGGAATTTGCGCAAATATTGCTGGAATGTCACTTGAAGTAAACTACCCGGTCGAGCGCACCTCAATCATGTTTTCTCCAGTGCGTATATCCTATGCAGTTCTTAAAGGTAAAAATGCCGTCTTACTTGAAGCCCTTGACCGCCATATTCAAGAGATGAAGGTAGATGATCATTCATTTTTAAACCTGAAAATCAGAGAATGGATAGAGGGCGGCCAATCTCATATTCCTCGCAAAGTGATAATGGGCATTATTGTTCTCTTTGGCGGTATCATTTTTTTATTTGCTTTTGTTATAATTCTAAGACTTCGGGTTAAAGCTAAAACAAAGGCTCTTGTAGAACAGAATATTGAACTGCACCAAAGCGAGAATCGTTTCAGGGGAATATTCGAACAAGCGGCGGTGGGGGTGGCGATAGTTGGCATCGATGGCAAATGGCTGAGAGTGAACAACAAGCTGTGCGAAATAGTTTCCTATCCAAAGGAAGAGCTTTTAAACCTGACTTTCCAGGATATCACTCACCCGGAAGATCTTGATTCGGATCTTGAATTTTACAAAAAAGCTTTGGAAGGAATCATATCCACCTATACACTCGAAAAAAGATATATTAAAAAAACAGGGGGAAATGTATGGATTAACCTGACAGTTTCTTTGGTCAGAGATGAAAAAAAATCTCCAATCTTCTTCATAGCTGTAATTGACGATATATCCTCAAGAAAAATTGCAGAAAACGCCCGCAAAGAAAGCGAAAAACAGTACAGGGGCCTTCTTATGAATCTCCAGGTCGGCATTGTAGTTCATGCTCCTGATACCAGAATCCTCATCAGTAATGCAGCTGCAAGCCAGATTCTTGGCCTCTCGGAAAATCAGATACTTGGAAAGGAAGCCATTGACCCTGAATGGAAGTTTCTCCGTGACGATGGATCAATAATGCCTGTGGAGGAATACCCTGTTAATATGGTTATAAGGACAGGGCAGCCTCTCACAAGATATATTGTCGGGATCAGAAAGAATCAAACACAACAAATCGCATGGGTACTTGTAAGCGCATATCCGTCTTTTTTTGAAAACAATGAACTTCAGCAAGTAGTTGTAACTTTTATAGACATCTCAGAACTCAAGCAGGCCGAAGCAGCTCTTCTGGCAGAAAAGGAAAGACTTGCGGTTACTCTCCGCAGCATCGGTGATGGAGTAATAACAACCGATACTGATGGAAGAATAACCCTTATGAATAAAGTCGCTGAAGAGTTAACAGGCTGGATGCTTAAAGACGCTGTTGGCAAACCGCTTGACGAGGTATTCAGAATCATAAATAAAAAAACTCGTATTGCATGCGAGAACCCGGCGCACAAAGTTATCACGACCGGAAATAGCATAGAGCTTGAGAATCACACAGTCCTTGTAAGCCGCTATGGAGACGAGAGGATTATTGCTGACAGCGGTGCGCCTATCCTTGATAAAAACAGCAAAATAATCGGGGTTGTTCTTGTTTTCAGGGATATGACGGAGAAACAAAAAATTGAAGATGCTCTTCAAAACGCCTTAAAGCTTGAATCACTGAATATTTTGGCAGGTGGCATTGCCCACGATTTCAATAATCTGCTCGGCGGAATTTTCGGATTCATAGACATGGCTCTGGAATATGCAAATGACGGTGACCTGGAAAATATCAAAACAAGCATTACAGATTCCATGACAGTTTTTGAACGGGCAAAGGATCTGACCCAACAACTGTTGACATTTGCCAAGGGAGGAGATCCTGTACGAAAAATCGGTGATATAGGCAAGCTTGTAAGGGATTCATTCCAGTTCGCATTAACAGGCTCCAATGTATCCATTTCATTTGATATTCCTGATTGCCCATTCATCTGCGATTTCGATAAGAATCAGATGGGGCAGGTAATAGATAACATGGCCATAAATGCCAGACAGGCAATGCCACTTGGCGGCAAACTTGAGGTTGTATTGTCCAAAGTCCCTCCTCATAAAGCTCCTGCATTACTACCCAGAGTAAATTATGTCAGAATCTCCATAACTGACAATGGCCCCGGAATTTCGAGGGAAAACCTTCAGCATATTTTTGATCCTTTTTTCACCACAAAAAAACAGGGCACAGGACTCGGACTAGCCACTTGCTATTCAATAATCAAAAGACATGATGGAATAATAGAGGTCGAAACAGAAGAAAGCAAAGGCACTAATTTCCATATATATCTGCCAGAAGCTTCGGGGCAGGCCGAAATTGCTGAAACAGGGACAAAAACAGCTTACAAAGGTAGTGGCAGAATTCTTGTCATGGACGATCAGGAATCCATAATCAAAGTCACATCCTCCATGCTGTCCAGACTTGGCTATAGCGTAGTGAGCGCCTCGAACGGAGACGAAGCGGTTGAACTTGTAAGACAGGCTCATAATGAGAATCAATCCTTTGTAGCGGCAATACTTGACCTGACCATTCCGGGAGGAAGAGGCGGCAAAGACTCAGTGGATGAAATTCTTGATATTGATCCATCAATAAAACTTGTGGCAGCAAGCGGATATTCTGGTGATTCAATAATGTCGAATCCGTCGGCATTCGGATTTTCAGCGTGCCTGATAAAACCATTCAGGGTAAGTGAACTGACAAAGGTTCTTGAAAGTCTGGCTATTGGGATTTGA
- a CDS encoding methyl-accepting chemotaxis protein, translated as MNLLNNMKIAKKLAVGFMLVTAIAMIIGIVGFMGVLNLNKNINEIGDVRIPSLYGLALMNDAQITIKTAQRTLLIQADSKTHAERQYDHIKKAFESADKGWKIYEPLPQTEEEATLWKEFVPVWTKWKKASEDFIEMSKKYQESKDQAIYDKMLASSLKELDADFRLSENLLDKIFEINNQVANESTLTAHSSEKSVRSEIAMAMMLGLIISIFLSISISRSIAIPLKRVSVHLQEMAKGDFSKPSDESDLQRGDEIGDVAGSSKFLNESMKKIIREITGGVQTMVSSSTELSAVSTQMTSNTRGISEKTTSVAAAAEEASSSTDTVAGIMDRSTANLNSVACATEEMSATIGEIAANTEKARSISGEASVQAKTASDTMKVLGLAAQEIGKVTEAISDISEQTNLLALNATIEAARAGEAGKGFAVVANEIKELARQTATATSDIKDRITGIQTSSSAAIGNIGQISSVITQVGDIVAGIAAAIEEQSSVTRDLAANIATVSAGVKDSNDRVGQTAIVSRSIAEDIAHVNVSIGEIAGGGIQVQTSASDLSKLAEELKNLVAQFKTDNNSIL; from the coding sequence ATGAACTTACTGAATAACATGAAAATAGCCAAAAAATTAGCAGTCGGATTTATGCTGGTTACCGCCATAGCTATGATTATAGGTATTGTTGGATTTATGGGAGTTCTTAATCTGAATAAAAACATCAATGAAATTGGCGATGTAAGAATACCCAGCCTTTATGGCCTGGCACTTATGAATGATGCACAGATTACTATAAAGACGGCCCAGCGTACTCTGCTGATCCAGGCCGATTCCAAGACTCACGCGGAAAGGCAGTATGACCATATCAAAAAGGCTTTTGAAAGTGCGGACAAAGGCTGGAAAATATATGAGCCATTGCCCCAGACCGAAGAAGAGGCAACACTGTGGAAAGAGTTTGTACCTGTATGGACCAAATGGAAAAAGGCTTCAGAAGATTTTATTGAGATGAGCAAAAAATATCAGGAGTCTAAAGACCAGGCCATTTACGACAAAATGTTGGCCTCTTCATTAAAGGAACTGGATGCCGACTTCAGGTTATCTGAAAATCTTCTGGACAAGATATTTGAAATAAATAACCAAGTTGCAAATGAGAGTACTTTGACAGCACATTCTTCAGAAAAATCGGTTAGAAGCGAGATTGCTATGGCCATGATGCTTGGCCTAATCATTTCCATTTTTCTTAGTATATCCATCAGCAGGAGTATTGCCATTCCTTTAAAAAGGGTTTCTGTTCATCTTCAGGAAATGGCAAAGGGTGATTTTTCAAAACCTTCGGATGAATCTGATTTACAACGCGGTGATGAAATAGGTGATGTAGCAGGCTCCAGCAAGTTTCTTAATGAAAGCATGAAAAAAATAATACGTGAAATTACCGGCGGCGTTCAGACCATGGTTTCGTCATCTACAGAGCTTTCCGCTGTTTCGACCCAGATGACATCAAACACCAGGGGAATATCAGAGAAGACCACATCAGTTGCGGCTGCGGCAGAAGAAGCAAGCTCAAGCACAGACACCGTCGCAGGAATAATGGATCGCTCCACGGCAAACCTGAACTCAGTAGCTTGTGCCACAGAAGAAATGAGCGCCACAATTGGAGAAATTGCCGCAAACACTGAAAAAGCGAGAAGCATCAGCGGAGAAGCTTCAGTTCAGGCAAAAACAGCATCTGATACAATGAAAGTACTTGGACTTGCTGCCCAGGAAATAGGCAAAGTTACGGAAGCGATATCCGATATTTCAGAACAAACCAATCTGCTTGCCCTTAATGCCACAATTGAAGCGGCAAGAGCCGGAGAAGCAGGCAAGGGTTTTGCGGTTGTGGCAAACGAAATAAAAGAACTGGCAAGACAAACTGCGACTGCCACATCTGATATAAAAGACAGAATAACAGGAATTCAGACATCATCCTCAGCAGCCATAGGAAATATTGGACAAATCTCTTCTGTTATTACCCAGGTGGGAGATATTGTTGCCGGAATTGCCGCGGCAATAGAAGAACAATCTTCTGTAACAAGGGATCTCGCGGCAAATATCGCAACCGTTTCAGCAGGAGTCAAAGATTCGAATGACAGAGTAGGCCAGACCGCAATAGTGTCACGTTCCATTGCCGAAGATATTGCCCATGTAAACGTCAGCATAGGCGAAATAGCAGGCGGGGGAATTCAGGTGCAGACAAGCGCAAGTGACCTCAGCAAACTCGCTGAAGAGCTTAAGAATCTGGTGGCTCAATTTAAAACAGATAATAATTCCATATTATAA
- a CDS encoding zinc-ribbon domain-containing protein, which yields MKPCRECGNEISEQAVSCPKCGAPYPSKSKWDGWGYEYKSKLKFFGLPLLHVSFKYRPNRTPVVAKGIIAIGQFGCGVITLAQFGIGVFSICQFSIAAFAVAQFALAYSLIAQFGIYINQGSGQFLKSVAEIVALIGK from the coding sequence ATGAAACCGTGCAGGGAATGCGGCAATGAAATATCTGAACAGGCTGTTTCGTGTCCGAAATGCGGAGCCCCCTACCCTTCAAAGAGCAAATGGGATGGTTGGGGTTACGAATACAAATCCAAGCTGAAATTTTTCGGTCTTCCGCTTTTGCATGTGTCATTCAAATACAGACCAAATCGCACTCCAGTTGTTGCAAAAGGCATAATAGCCATAGGCCAGTTCGGATGCGGAGTCATAACTCTTGCCCAGTTCGGAATAGGAGTTTTCAGCATTTGCCAGTTCTCGATTGCCGCATTTGCTGTTGCACAGTTTGCCTTGGCCTATTCACTTATTGCCCAATTTGGGATCTATATTAATCAAGGAAGCGGCCAGTTCCTGAAAAGCGTTGCAGAAATAGTGGCACTAATAGGCAAATAG